The DNA region TCCAGGCCGTCGGCAAGTCGATTGGCCAGGATCAGCGCCAAAGCCAGGCCGTAGAGCTGAAGGGCCAGGGCCGCGATCGCCGCCAGGCCGACGGCGAAGCCGAGCCAAGTCACCATGTTGGCGGTCAGGCCGCTGCGAGCCAGCCAACGGCCGGCACGCTCCAGGGGCGGGTCGATCACCCTGCGCATCAAGGGGTCGAGCATCCGGGCGCCTCGGCTTTCCTCTTCTAGGGCTCGACGCCGGGGGCGGGGGCTCGGACCGCGCTTCCGGTCATGTGGCCGGGCGGCCGTCGCTGTAGAAGTTGACGCAGACCGGCCGGTCGGCGCGCAGCACCGCCTGCTGGTCGAAGCGGACGATGTAGTCGGCGGCGATCTCCTCCAGGGCCTTGCGGCTGGCCGCGCCGTCGTCGTGCAGGACGACGAGGACCTTGCTGCGCTCCGACCCGGTTTCTGCGGTCACCCGGTCGCGCCAGAAGCCGGTGCCGTCGAGCACTGTGAAGCCGTCGGGGAAGCGTGGCGCGACCACCGCGTCGAGAAAGGCGCGCCATTGACCGGGCTCGACCTCGCGGCCGTCCGGAACGCTCTGGCCGAGGTAGAGACGCGTCTCCTGCCAAGCCTGGCCGGCGCAGGCGGGTCCGCCGCCATCCGCATGCTGACAGGCGACGGCCAGGGCCGCCGAAAGTGCCAGTGGAATAGCCCGCTGCGCGCTTCGCAAGGTCATGGCCACGAGGTGTGTTCCGGATCAGTCGCTGCCGACCGCATCCATACAATGCCGTATCGCCGACGGCCAGACCCGAGTCCCGCCCTCCGGCCGCTACCTAGGCGGGTCCTCGGAGAAACGCAGGGAGCCCGGCCCTGGTCGTGGCCGGCTTGGCGCGCACCGAGGCTGAGGGAGTCGGCTTCGTCAGCCTGCTCGGTGATCCCGACTAGCACGGTCGCTTCGGTTTCCGCGCCGACCTGGCCGACGGACTTGTTGCACCCAGGACCGGGCCGAGCTTTTTGGGAGCTGCGTCTCCGGGACCTGCCGCCACCAGAGGGCAGGGCCGAATACCCCGACGCCGTCGATGCCTTTCTCTGGCAGAGAGCGTTACACCTCACCGCGCTTCGCGCCTCCGGCTAGGGCTCGGCGCGAAGCGCTGGGAGGGTGAGGGGCGGCTACTCAGCCAGCACCCGGTGGATGAACTGCACCGCCACCGAGCCCTCGCCGACCGCCGAGGCGACCCGCTTGATCGAGCCGGCGCGGACGTCGCCGGTGGCGAAGACCCCGGGGATCGAGGCTTCCAGCAGGAAGGGCTGCCGGTTCAGCGGCCAGCCGCAGCCCCGCAGCTCCTCCGGCGTCAGGTCGATTCCGGTCTTCACGAAGCCTTTGTCGTCCAGCACCAGGCCCTCGGCGACGAAGTCGGTGCTGGGCGCGGCGCCGATGAAGATGAAGACGTGGCCGAGGTCGAGGCGCCGGGTTTCGCCGCTGCGGTTGTCCTTCAGGACCACGGCGGCCAGGCGATCCTCGCCGTCACTCCCGGCCCTGCCCTCGGCATCGACGATCTCGGTGTGGGTCATCAGCTCGATGTTGCCGGTGGTCTCGATGCGCCGGATCAGGTAGCGCGACATCGAGGCCGCCAGCCCCGGTCCGCGGACCAGGATGCGGACCTTGCGGGCGTGGTCCGAGAGGAAGACCGCCGCCTGGCCGGCCGAGTTGCCGCCGCCGACGATGGCCACCTCCTGGTCCTTGCAGAGCTGCGCCTCGACGTAGCCGGCGCCGTAGTAGACGCCGCTGCCGACGAAGCGCTCCAGGCTCTCGATCGGCGGCTTGCGGTAGACCGCGCCGGAGGCGATGACCACGCTGCGGCTGCGGATCCGGCGGCCGTCGGCCAGCGCGATCTCGTGCAGCGGCGCGCCGGGCGCGAGGCTGGCGACCTGGCTGGGCACCACGACCTCGGCGCCGAACTTCTGGGCCTGCATGAAGGCGCGGCCGGCCAGGGCCTGGCCCGAGATGCCGGTCGGGAAGCCGAGGTAGTTCTCGATCTTGGAGCTGGTGCCGGCCTGGCCGCCCGGTGCCTCGCGCTCCAGAACCACGACATCGAGGCCCTCGGAGGCGGCGTAGACCGCCGCCGCCAGGCCCGCCGGGCCGGCGCCGATCACCGCGGTGTCGTACTGGGCGCAGGCGTCAAGCGCCTGGGCGAAGCCGAGGCTCTCG from Kiloniellales bacterium includes:
- a CDS encoding DUF3574 domain-containing protein; this translates as MTLRSAQRAIPLALSAALAVACQHADGGGPACAGQAWQETRLYLGQSVPDGREVEPGQWRAFLDAVVAPRFPDGFTVLDGTGFWRDRVTAETGSERSKVLVVLHDDGAASRKALEEIAADYIVRFDQQAVLRADRPVCVNFYSDGRPAT
- a CDS encoding FAD-dependent oxidoreductase is translated as MSRESNGEDAAPAARDPVPVWAAGTETRHAELYPTLNDAQLAAIAGYGREESFEDGALLWDVGERDTDFYVVLDGKMEIVARRAGREQLIVSHGRGRYSGETVTLSGRAALVAGRAKGRLKVLALTAEALRDLVAKEAGLGEVIVQSFILRRMRMIAERFSSVIVVGSRFSRDTQRIRRFLTRNGMPHEFVDLETSEDVADFLGRFEISADETPIVIAEGHQLKNPGEAELAESLGFAQALDACAQYDTAVIGAGPAGLAAAVYAASEGLDVVVLEREAPGGQAGTSSKIENYLGFPTGISGQALAGRAFMQAQKFGAEVVVPSQVASLAPGAPLHEIALADGRRIRSRSVVIASGAVYRKPPIESLERFVGSGVYYGAGYVEAQLCKDQEVAIVGGGNSAGQAAVFLSDHARKVRILVRGPGLAASMSRYLIRRIETTGNIELMTHTEIVDAEGRAGSDGEDRLAAVVLKDNRSGETRRLDLGHVFIFIGAAPSTDFVAEGLVLDDKGFVKTGIDLTPEELRGCGWPLNRQPFLLEASIPGVFATGDVRAGSIKRVASAVGEGSVAVQFIHRVLAE